In Carassius gibelio isolate Cgi1373 ecotype wild population from Czech Republic chromosome B2, carGib1.2-hapl.c, whole genome shotgun sequence, a single genomic region encodes these proteins:
- the hes6 gene encoding transcription cofactor HES-6, whose protein sequence is MAPASRSNTHEEDYFGIKDRKTRKPLVEKKRRARINESLQELRLLLADPDPQVKMENAEVLEMTVKRVENILQNKAKEADSVNREANERFAAGYIQCMHEVHTFVSSCPGIDATIAADLLNHLLECMPLNDEDRFQDILSDLLSDSSNCGTWPGEATYAALSPGDRSVVSSGSSVLSPAPSSTSSDDLCSDLDDTDTEHSRVSVDAREQAPSVPTVNLSKSMWRPW, encoded by the exons ATGGCCCCTGCGTCTCGCAGCAACACACACGAGGAGGACTATTTCGGAATAAAAGACAGAAAG ACGAGGAAGCCGCTGGTGGAGAAAAAGAGACGCGCCCGCATCAATGAAAGTTTACAGGAGCTGAGGCTACTGCTAGCCGACCCGGAT ccgCAGGTAAAAATGGAGAATGCCGAGGTGTTGGAAATGACTGTGAAACGCGTGGAAAATATCCTGCAAAACAAAGCGAAGG AAGCTGACAGCGTGAACCGCGAAGCTAACGAGCGGTTCGCTGCGGGATACATCCAGTGCATGCATGAGGTGCACACCTTCGTGTCCAGCTGTCCGGGAATCGACGCGACCATCGCCGCCGACCTGCTGAACCACCTCCTGGAGTGCATGCCTCTGAACGACGAGGATCGCTTTCAGGACATCCTGTCAGATCTTCTGTCGGACTCTAGTAACTGTGGCACTTGGCCTGGCGAGGCGACGTATGCCGCGTTGTCGCCCGGAGACAGGAGCGTGGTCAGCAGCGGCTCCTCAGTCTTATCCCCGGCCCCCTCCAGCACCTCCAGCGATGACCTTTGCTCTGACCTGGATGACACGGACACGGAGCACAGCCGAGTCTCGGTGGACGCCAGGGAACAAGCGCCAAGCGTGCCAACCGTGAATCTCTCCAAGTCCATGTGGAGACCTTGGTAG
- the LOC127950842 gene encoding period circadian protein homolog 2-like isoform X2: protein MSEDSGSKPYLFSSLEGQNEAAGCSSMSTLHRMSSFVKGAELCLASEGSDSSQDPPASPHNSRKMAHSLHEDVDMKSSGSSGSGTESHGNESHGNDSHGNDSHGNESSGSSNSRSKDSALLESSGSNKSRNSHSPSPPSSNAFSLLSASSEQDNPSTSGCSSEESAKAKTQKELLKTLKELRLHLPPEKRNKGSKSTTLSTLKYALRCVRQVEANEEYYQLLMINDSQPSGFDVSSYTIEEIDSITSEYTLKNNDIFAVAVSLITGKIVYISDQAASILNCKRDVFKNAKFVEFLTPQDVSVFYSFTTPYRLPSWSMCTGAESSPSDCMQEKSFFCRISGGKECEGDLQYYPFRMTPYLMKVQDMEHSEDQFCCLLLAERVHSGYEAPRIPTDKRIFTTTHTPSCVFQDVDERAVPLLGYLPQDLIGTPVLLHLHPSDRPVMLGIHRKILQYAGQPFDHSIRFCARNGEYITIDTSWSSFVNPWSRKVSFVIGRHKVRMGPVNEDVFAAPAAAEGKSIDSDIQEITEQIHRLLLQPVHNNGSSGYGSLGSNDHLLSVASSSESNGNGTRLRQEEEDARIAKPRSFQEICKGVHMQKSQEQKKSPTKSLQKSPSVRLKDPVNWRGSPDEQHAAVQEELAFKDQTVYSYQQISCLDSVIRYLESCNVPITVKRKCQSSSNTTSSNSDEDKQRGVESSMQVSEEASHLKNQPGLSSLDVSKKPPGSGVVSPSLTPLALPSKPESVMSITSQCSYSSTIVHVGDKKEIIEDVPSAEGTEGQSLTVPLAAVSPHNQEREAYKKLGLTKQVLAAHTQKEEQAFLSRFRDLRGCHAFKADCSLYLERQKGQVATEAVPTARSCKQGGGGPQETPGTRRGRSKKTKSKRIKANESSDSTPSGRRPPPRPQLQGLNQTSWSPSETSQSTFPIAYPAVMPAYPLQMYPGAGGVQPRVDAPLSGFGESQCSQDPRIPMQPIQTPYSAPLVTPMVALVLPNYVFPQMGGTPRQPFPTQPTFQPQPSFATQAPFPPQSTFTIQTQFGPQNPFTPQTQFPPQPFPFTCPVDPPKPPDPELREEPSRSPTPQSMGGGGPPSPPLFQSRCSSPLQLNLLQLEETQRSAERQECTAPSVVLQTNCSSSVEKAGSTARQPKPNKDVPQDEGSPVDGQHSDAFSSSSDLLDILPEDSRSGTGSATSGSMGSGSNGCRTSASRTGSSNTSNNSSKYFASVDSSQKSHKAKGQGSGALDGSETLIKYALQDPLWLLMANVDEDVTMSYQLPSRDIQTVLREDREKLRQMQKSQPRFTEEQRRELLEVHPWMRRGGLPKAFDVKACVGCEEVSETLTEEDSPDLHMGETESNDVTAPPANSSEDSTHSETHCFPDSVT, encoded by the exons ATGTCTGAGGACTCAGGATCCAAACCGTACCTGTTCTCCTCCCTGGAGGGGCAGAATGAAGCAGCCGGATGCAGTTCAATGTCGACGCTGCATCGCATGAGTAGTTTCGTGAAGGGGGCCGAACTTTGCCTGGCATCTGAAGGTAGCGACAGCAGCCAAGACCCTCCTGCTTCGCCCCACAACAGCCGGAAGATGGCACATTCCCTCCATGAGGATGTGGACATGAAGAGCAGCGGGTCCAGTGGGAGTGGGACCGAGTCCCATGGCAATGAGTCCCATGGTAATGATTCCCACGGAAATGATTCTCATGGCAACGAGTCTTCTGGGAGTTCCAACAGCCGAAGCAAGGACTCGGCACTATTAGAGTCATCGGGAAGTAACAAAAG CCGCAACTCTCATAGTCCTTCACCACCCAGCAGCAACGCCTTCAGCCTTCTGAGTGCCAGTTCAGAGCAGGACAACCCATCTACCAGCGGCTGCAG TAGCGAAGAATCTGCCAAGGCGAAGACGCAGAAAGAGTTGCTTAAAACTTTAAAAGAGCTGAGGCTTCATTTGCCGCCGGAAAAGCGAAACAAGGGCAGCAAGTCGACGACACTCAGCACTCTGAAATATGCCCTGCGCTGCGTCAGACAGGTGGAAG caaatgaAGAATACTACCAGCTGCTTATGATTAATGATAGTCAGCCATCAGGGTTTGACGTTTCTTCATATACCATAGAGGAGATAGACAGCATCACATCCGAATACACCCTCAAGAACAAt GATATCTTTGCAGTGGCCGTGTCACTTATCACTGGGAAGATCGTCTATATTTCAGACCAGGCAGCTTCCATTCTGAATTGCAAACGGGACGTGTTCAAGAATGCTAAGTTTGTGGAGTTTCTCACACCGCAGGATGTTAGCGTGTTTTATAGCTTCACCACACCATACAGGCTGCCGTCCTGGAGCATGTGCACTGGTGCAG AGTCGTCACCATCAGACTGCATGCAAGAGAAATCCTTCTTCTGTCGCattag CGGTGGTAAAGAGTGTGAGGGAGATCTTCAGTACTACCCCTTCAGAATGACTCCTTATTTGATGAAGGTTCAGGATATGGAGCACTCTGAAGATCAGTTCTGCTGCCTCCTGCTGGCCGAGAGAGTGCACTCTGGCTACGAAG CTCCAAGGATCCCCACAGACAAACGAATCTTCACAACAACACACACTCCCAGCTGTGTGTTTCAGGATGTGGATGAGAG GGCCGTTCCATTACTAGGATACCTGCCACAGGATTTGATCGGCACACCTGTCCTGCTTCACCTGCATCCCAGCGATCGGCCAGTCATGCTCGGCATCCACAGGAAGA TCCTACAGTATGCTGGCCAGCCGTTTGATCACTCAATCCGCTTCTGCGCTCGTAATGGAGAATACATCACCATAGACACCAGCTGGTCCAGCTTTGTCAATCCCTGGAGCCGTAAAGTTTCCTTCGTCATCGGCAGACACAAAGTTCGCAT GGGTccagtgaatgaagatgtgttTGCAGCTCCAGCCGCAGCTGAGGGAAAATCCATAGACTCAGACATCCAAGAGATAACGGAGCAAATTCACAGACTCCTGCTGCAG CCTGTGCACAACAACGGTTCAAGCGGCTATGGGAGTCTGGGCAGTAATGATCACCTGCTGAGTGTGGCGTCGTCTAGTGAGAGTAACGGCAACGGAACACGTCTCCGACAAGAGGAAGAGGATGCCAGGATAGCCAAACCA agGAGCTTTCAGGAGATATGCAAAGGAGTTCACATGCAGAAAAGCCAGGAGCAGAAGAAGAGCCCTACTA agTCACTACAGAAAAGTCCATCGGTTCGACTCAAAGATCCTGTGAACTGGAGAGGGTCTCCTGACGAGCAGCATGCTGCAGTGCAAGAGGAGCTGGCCTTCAAAGACCAGACCGTCTACTCCTATCAACAGATTAGTTGCCTGGACAGCGTAATCAG gtATTTGGAGAGCTGTAACGTGCCCATTACAGTGAAGAGAAAGTGCCAGTCCTCCTCAAACACAACATCCTCAAACTCAGACGAAGACAAGCAGAGAGGTGTTGAGAGCTCCATGCAAGTGTCTGAAG AGGCGAGCCATCTAAAGAACCAACCAGGTCTCTCATCATTAGATGTGTCTAAGAAGCCTCCAGGCTCTGGTGTAGTGAGTCCATCTCTAACTCCACTCGCGCTGCCCAGTAAACCTGAAAGTGTGATGTCCATCACCAGCCAGTGCAGCTACAGCAGCACCATTGTACATGTAGGAGACAAAAAAG AGATCATCGAGGATGTCCCCAGCGCTGAAGGCACTGAAGGTCAGAGTCTCACTGTTCCTCTGGCTGCAGTCTCACCGCACAATCAAGAGCGAGAGGCTTACAAGAAACTGGGCCTGACCAAGCAGGTTCTGGCCGCGCACACACAGAAAGAAGAGCAGGCGTTCCTCAGCCGCTTTAGAGACCTGCGAGGCTGTCACGCTTTCAAAGCCGACTGCTCCCTCTATCTGGAGAGACAGAAAGGACAAGTCGCAACTGAGG CTGTTCCCACTGCTCGTTCCTGTAAGCAGGGTGGTGGCGGCCCACAGGAGACCCCCGGGACCCGCCGGGGTCGCAGCAAGAAGACCAAGTCCAAGCGGATCAAGGCAAACGAGTCTTCTGACAGCACTCCTTCAGGCCGTAGACCTCCACCCAGACCTCAGCTGCAGGGACTCAACCAGACCTCCTGGTCTCCCTCAGAAACATCCCAATCCACGTTCCCCATCGCCTATCCGGCTGTGATGCCCGCTTATCCACTCCAGATGTACCCGGGAGCTGGCGGCGTGCAGCCTAGGGTAGATGCTCCACTTTCAGGCTTTGGGGAGAGTCAGTGCAGCCAGGATCCGCGCATCCCCATGCAGCCCATACAGACCCCGTATTCGGCTCCTCTGGTCACGCCCATGGTGGCACTGGTACTGCCCAACTACGTGTTCCCACAGATGGGCGGCACTCCACGGCAGCCGTTCCCCACACAGCCTACCTTTCAACCTCAGCCTAGTTTTGCCACACAGGCGCCATTCCCTCCACAGTCCACATTCACCATACAGACCCAGTTCGGCCCACAGAACCCCTTTACCCCACAGACTCAGTTCCCGCCACAGCCGTTTCCGTTCACGTGTCCTGTGGATCCCCCAAAACCGCCGGATCCTGAGCTGAGGGAGGAGCCTTCACGAAGCCCCACCCCTCAGTCCATGGGTGGAGGCGGGCCGCCGTCTCCGCCTTTGTTCCAGTCGCGCTGCAGTTCACCTTTGCAGCTCAACCTGCTGCAGTTAGAGGAGACTCAACGCTCTGCTGAGAGGCAGGAGTGCACGGCGCCATCTGTTGTACTACAGACCAACTGCAGCAGTAGTGTGGAGAAAGCAGGAAGCACAGCCAGGCAGCCTAAACCTAACAAGGATGTTCCACAG gaTGAAGGGTCACCTGTCGACGGTCAGCATAGCGATGCGTTCTCATCATCTAGTGACCTGCTGGACATTCTCCCAGAGGACTCACGCTCCGGCACTGGCTCTGCCACATCAGGCTCCATGGGCTCTGGGTCGAACGGCTGTAGAACGTCTGCCAGCAGAACTG GAAGCAGCAATACAAGCAACAACAGCAGTAAATACTTCGCCAGTGTGGATTCTTCCCAGAAATCCCATAAGGCCAAGGGGCAAGGCTCTGGGGCGCTGGATGGGAGCGAGACCCTGATCAAGTATGCGCTGCAGGACCCACTGTGGCTGCTCATGGCTAACGTGGATGAAGATGTTACGATGTCATACCAGTTACCATCTCG GGACATCCAGACAGTTCTGAGGGAGGACAGGGAGAAGCTGCGGCAGATGCAGAAAAGTCAACCACGTTTTACAGAAGAGCAGAGGAGAGAGCTGCTGGAGGTGCATCCCTGGATGAGAAGAGGCGGGCTGCCCAAAGCCTTCGACGTCAAG GCGTGTGTCGGATGTGAAGAGGTCAGTGAAACCCTGACAGAGGAGGATTCACCAGATCTGCACATGGGAGAAACAGAAAGCAATGATGTCACGGCACCTCCGGCCAATAGCAGTGAAGACTCTACACACTCAGAAACACATTGCTTTCCTGATTCTGTCACCTGA
- the LOC127950842 gene encoding period circadian protein homolog 2-like isoform X1, protein MSEDSGSKPYLFSSLEGQNEAAGCSSMSTLHRMSSFVKGAELCLASEGSDSSQDPPASPHNSRKMAHSLHEDVDMKSSGSSGSGTESHGNESHGNDSHGNDSHGNESSGSSNSRSKDSALLESSGSNKSRNSHSPSPPSSNAFSLLSASSEQDNPSTSGCSSEESAKAKTQKELLKTLKELRLHLPPEKRNKGSKSTTLSTLKYALRCVRQVEANEEYYQLLMINDSQPSGFDVSSYTIEEIDSITSEYTLKNNDIFAVAVSLITGKIVYISDQAASILNCKRDVFKNAKFVEFLTPQDVSVFYSFTTPYRLPSWSMCTGAESSPSDCMQEKSFFCRISGGKECEGDLQYYPFRMTPYLMKVQDMEHSEDQFCCLLLAERVHSGYEAPRIPTDKRIFTTTHTPSCVFQDVDERAVPLLGYLPQDLIGTPVLLHLHPSDRPVMLGIHRKILQYAGQPFDHSIRFCARNGEYITIDTSWSSFVNPWSRKVSFVIGRHKVRMGPVNEDVFAAPAAAEGKSIDSDIQEITEQIHRLLLQPVHNNGSSGYGSLGSNDHLLSVASSSESNGNGTRLRQEEEDARIAKPRSFQEICKGVHMQKSQEQKKSPTKSLQKSPSVRLKDPVNWRGSPDEQHAAVQEELAFKDQTVYSYQQISCLDSVIRYLESCNVPITVKRKCQSSSNTTSSNSDEDKQRGVESSMQVSEEASHLKNQPGLSSLDVSKKPPGSGVVSPSLTPLALPSKPESVMSITSQCSYSSTIVHVGDKKVVSSTRHITPNREYSSKLQKIIEDVPSAEGTEGQSLTVPLAAVSPHNQEREAYKKLGLTKQVLAAHTQKEEQAFLSRFRDLRGCHAFKADCSLYLERQKGQVATEAVPTARSCKQGGGGPQETPGTRRGRSKKTKSKRIKANESSDSTPSGRRPPPRPQLQGLNQTSWSPSETSQSTFPIAYPAVMPAYPLQMYPGAGGVQPRVDAPLSGFGESQCSQDPRIPMQPIQTPYSAPLVTPMVALVLPNYVFPQMGGTPRQPFPTQPTFQPQPSFATQAPFPPQSTFTIQTQFGPQNPFTPQTQFPPQPFPFTCPVDPPKPPDPELREEPSRSPTPQSMGGGGPPSPPLFQSRCSSPLQLNLLQLEETQRSAERQECTAPSVVLQTNCSSSVEKAGSTARQPKPNKDVPQDEGSPVDGQHSDAFSSSSDLLDILPEDSRSGTGSATSGSMGSGSNGCRTSASRTGSSNTSNNSSKYFASVDSSQKSHKAKGQGSGALDGSETLIKYALQDPLWLLMANVDEDVTMSYQLPSRDIQTVLREDREKLRQMQKSQPRFTEEQRRELLEVHPWMRRGGLPKAFDVKACVGCEEVSETLTEEDSPDLHMGETESNDVTAPPANSSEDSTHSETHCFPDSVT, encoded by the exons ATGTCTGAGGACTCAGGATCCAAACCGTACCTGTTCTCCTCCCTGGAGGGGCAGAATGAAGCAGCCGGATGCAGTTCAATGTCGACGCTGCATCGCATGAGTAGTTTCGTGAAGGGGGCCGAACTTTGCCTGGCATCTGAAGGTAGCGACAGCAGCCAAGACCCTCCTGCTTCGCCCCACAACAGCCGGAAGATGGCACATTCCCTCCATGAGGATGTGGACATGAAGAGCAGCGGGTCCAGTGGGAGTGGGACCGAGTCCCATGGCAATGAGTCCCATGGTAATGATTCCCACGGAAATGATTCTCATGGCAACGAGTCTTCTGGGAGTTCCAACAGCCGAAGCAAGGACTCGGCACTATTAGAGTCATCGGGAAGTAACAAAAG CCGCAACTCTCATAGTCCTTCACCACCCAGCAGCAACGCCTTCAGCCTTCTGAGTGCCAGTTCAGAGCAGGACAACCCATCTACCAGCGGCTGCAG TAGCGAAGAATCTGCCAAGGCGAAGACGCAGAAAGAGTTGCTTAAAACTTTAAAAGAGCTGAGGCTTCATTTGCCGCCGGAAAAGCGAAACAAGGGCAGCAAGTCGACGACACTCAGCACTCTGAAATATGCCCTGCGCTGCGTCAGACAGGTGGAAG caaatgaAGAATACTACCAGCTGCTTATGATTAATGATAGTCAGCCATCAGGGTTTGACGTTTCTTCATATACCATAGAGGAGATAGACAGCATCACATCCGAATACACCCTCAAGAACAAt GATATCTTTGCAGTGGCCGTGTCACTTATCACTGGGAAGATCGTCTATATTTCAGACCAGGCAGCTTCCATTCTGAATTGCAAACGGGACGTGTTCAAGAATGCTAAGTTTGTGGAGTTTCTCACACCGCAGGATGTTAGCGTGTTTTATAGCTTCACCACACCATACAGGCTGCCGTCCTGGAGCATGTGCACTGGTGCAG AGTCGTCACCATCAGACTGCATGCAAGAGAAATCCTTCTTCTGTCGCattag CGGTGGTAAAGAGTGTGAGGGAGATCTTCAGTACTACCCCTTCAGAATGACTCCTTATTTGATGAAGGTTCAGGATATGGAGCACTCTGAAGATCAGTTCTGCTGCCTCCTGCTGGCCGAGAGAGTGCACTCTGGCTACGAAG CTCCAAGGATCCCCACAGACAAACGAATCTTCACAACAACACACACTCCCAGCTGTGTGTTTCAGGATGTGGATGAGAG GGCCGTTCCATTACTAGGATACCTGCCACAGGATTTGATCGGCACACCTGTCCTGCTTCACCTGCATCCCAGCGATCGGCCAGTCATGCTCGGCATCCACAGGAAGA TCCTACAGTATGCTGGCCAGCCGTTTGATCACTCAATCCGCTTCTGCGCTCGTAATGGAGAATACATCACCATAGACACCAGCTGGTCCAGCTTTGTCAATCCCTGGAGCCGTAAAGTTTCCTTCGTCATCGGCAGACACAAAGTTCGCAT GGGTccagtgaatgaagatgtgttTGCAGCTCCAGCCGCAGCTGAGGGAAAATCCATAGACTCAGACATCCAAGAGATAACGGAGCAAATTCACAGACTCCTGCTGCAG CCTGTGCACAACAACGGTTCAAGCGGCTATGGGAGTCTGGGCAGTAATGATCACCTGCTGAGTGTGGCGTCGTCTAGTGAGAGTAACGGCAACGGAACACGTCTCCGACAAGAGGAAGAGGATGCCAGGATAGCCAAACCA agGAGCTTTCAGGAGATATGCAAAGGAGTTCACATGCAGAAAAGCCAGGAGCAGAAGAAGAGCCCTACTA agTCACTACAGAAAAGTCCATCGGTTCGACTCAAAGATCCTGTGAACTGGAGAGGGTCTCCTGACGAGCAGCATGCTGCAGTGCAAGAGGAGCTGGCCTTCAAAGACCAGACCGTCTACTCCTATCAACAGATTAGTTGCCTGGACAGCGTAATCAG gtATTTGGAGAGCTGTAACGTGCCCATTACAGTGAAGAGAAAGTGCCAGTCCTCCTCAAACACAACATCCTCAAACTCAGACGAAGACAAGCAGAGAGGTGTTGAGAGCTCCATGCAAGTGTCTGAAG AGGCGAGCCATCTAAAGAACCAACCAGGTCTCTCATCATTAGATGTGTCTAAGAAGCCTCCAGGCTCTGGTGTAGTGAGTCCATCTCTAACTCCACTCGCGCTGCCCAGTAAACCTGAAAGTGTGATGTCCATCACCAGCCAGTGCAGCTACAGCAGCACCATTGTACATGTAGGAGACAAAAAAG tcGTATCCTCAACAAGACACATCACTCCAAATCGAGAGTACTCTTCCAAACTTCAAA AGATCATCGAGGATGTCCCCAGCGCTGAAGGCACTGAAGGTCAGAGTCTCACTGTTCCTCTGGCTGCAGTCTCACCGCACAATCAAGAGCGAGAGGCTTACAAGAAACTGGGCCTGACCAAGCAGGTTCTGGCCGCGCACACACAGAAAGAAGAGCAGGCGTTCCTCAGCCGCTTTAGAGACCTGCGAGGCTGTCACGCTTTCAAAGCCGACTGCTCCCTCTATCTGGAGAGACAGAAAGGACAAGTCGCAACTGAGG CTGTTCCCACTGCTCGTTCCTGTAAGCAGGGTGGTGGCGGCCCACAGGAGACCCCCGGGACCCGCCGGGGTCGCAGCAAGAAGACCAAGTCCAAGCGGATCAAGGCAAACGAGTCTTCTGACAGCACTCCTTCAGGCCGTAGACCTCCACCCAGACCTCAGCTGCAGGGACTCAACCAGACCTCCTGGTCTCCCTCAGAAACATCCCAATCCACGTTCCCCATCGCCTATCCGGCTGTGATGCCCGCTTATCCACTCCAGATGTACCCGGGAGCTGGCGGCGTGCAGCCTAGGGTAGATGCTCCACTTTCAGGCTTTGGGGAGAGTCAGTGCAGCCAGGATCCGCGCATCCCCATGCAGCCCATACAGACCCCGTATTCGGCTCCTCTGGTCACGCCCATGGTGGCACTGGTACTGCCCAACTACGTGTTCCCACAGATGGGCGGCACTCCACGGCAGCCGTTCCCCACACAGCCTACCTTTCAACCTCAGCCTAGTTTTGCCACACAGGCGCCATTCCCTCCACAGTCCACATTCACCATACAGACCCAGTTCGGCCCACAGAACCCCTTTACCCCACAGACTCAGTTCCCGCCACAGCCGTTTCCGTTCACGTGTCCTGTGGATCCCCCAAAACCGCCGGATCCTGAGCTGAGGGAGGAGCCTTCACGAAGCCCCACCCCTCAGTCCATGGGTGGAGGCGGGCCGCCGTCTCCGCCTTTGTTCCAGTCGCGCTGCAGTTCACCTTTGCAGCTCAACCTGCTGCAGTTAGAGGAGACTCAACGCTCTGCTGAGAGGCAGGAGTGCACGGCGCCATCTGTTGTACTACAGACCAACTGCAGCAGTAGTGTGGAGAAAGCAGGAAGCACAGCCAGGCAGCCTAAACCTAACAAGGATGTTCCACAG gaTGAAGGGTCACCTGTCGACGGTCAGCATAGCGATGCGTTCTCATCATCTAGTGACCTGCTGGACATTCTCCCAGAGGACTCACGCTCCGGCACTGGCTCTGCCACATCAGGCTCCATGGGCTCTGGGTCGAACGGCTGTAGAACGTCTGCCAGCAGAACTG GAAGCAGCAATACAAGCAACAACAGCAGTAAATACTTCGCCAGTGTGGATTCTTCCCAGAAATCCCATAAGGCCAAGGGGCAAGGCTCTGGGGCGCTGGATGGGAGCGAGACCCTGATCAAGTATGCGCTGCAGGACCCACTGTGGCTGCTCATGGCTAACGTGGATGAAGATGTTACGATGTCATACCAGTTACCATCTCG GGACATCCAGACAGTTCTGAGGGAGGACAGGGAGAAGCTGCGGCAGATGCAGAAAAGTCAACCACGTTTTACAGAAGAGCAGAGGAGAGAGCTGCTGGAGGTGCATCCCTGGATGAGAAGAGGCGGGCTGCCCAAAGCCTTCGACGTCAAG GCGTGTGTCGGATGTGAAGAGGTCAGTGAAACCCTGACAGAGGAGGATTCACCAGATCTGCACATGGGAGAAACAGAAAGCAATGATGTCACGGCACCTCCGGCCAATAGCAGTGAAGACTCTACACACTCAGAAACACATTGCTTTCCTGATTCTGTCACCTGA